From Rhizobium favelukesii, the proteins below share one genomic window:
- a CDS encoding LysR family transcriptional regulator → MKNTQWDSFQLFLQVSRFGGLTGASASSGLSPATIGRRMLDLEHEIGKPLFVRSQTGYSLTVDGQVLLDYLQDMEAAARKVDGWRQAGSVGATVRIAAGTWVAWLLTENFAAIRKPGDAFAVSLTIGEARANLNYRESDIGIRAFEPEEGNLAARLLGEVAYAVYTRRNVDSTEDRWVAVTEEDAISNYLRWPHRNAAGSIVATVNRPRSLPELVRASAGKAVLPCFVGDLDPDLQRLGGELPELRHRQWIVMNNEDRHRPEIRTVADRMTKLLKSFVDLFAGKRSSRS, encoded by the coding sequence ATGAAAAACACTCAGTGGGACTCTTTTCAGCTTTTTCTTCAGGTCTCCCGGTTTGGTGGGCTGACCGGTGCCAGCGCATCGAGCGGGCTGAGCCCTGCTACGATCGGCCGTCGCATGCTCGATCTGGAGCATGAGATCGGCAAGCCTCTCTTTGTCCGCAGTCAGACGGGCTACAGCCTCACGGTCGACGGCCAGGTGCTTCTGGATTATCTGCAGGATATGGAGGCGGCGGCGCGCAAGGTCGACGGCTGGCGGCAGGCCGGAAGTGTCGGCGCAACGGTGAGGATCGCCGCCGGCACTTGGGTCGCGTGGCTTCTGACAGAGAATTTCGCTGCGATCCGCAAGCCCGGCGATGCCTTCGCCGTCTCCTTGACCATCGGCGAAGCGCGCGCCAATCTCAATTACCGGGAAAGCGACATCGGTATCCGCGCCTTCGAACCGGAAGAAGGTAATCTTGCCGCCCGCCTGCTCGGCGAGGTGGCCTATGCGGTCTATACCAGACGCAATGTCGACTCGACCGAGGATCGATGGGTGGCGGTCACCGAAGAAGATGCGATTTCGAACTATCTCCGCTGGCCGCATCGCAACGCGGCCGGCTCGATCGTTGCGACCGTGAACCGGCCGCGCTCGCTGCCGGAGCTGGTGAGGGCATCTGCCGGCAAGGCGGTGTTACCGTGCTTCGTCGGCGACCTCGATCCCGACCTGCAGCGCCTCGGCGGCGAGCTGCCGGAATTGCGCCACCGGCAGTGGATCGTCATGAACAACGAAGATCGGCACCGGCCGGAAATCCGGACCGTTGCCGATCGCATGACGAAATTGCTGAAGAGCTTTGTCGATCTCTTCGCGGGCAAGCGCTCCAGCCGAAGCTGA
- the aceA gene encoding isocitrate lyase codes for MTEFDKLHRDVPTGRFNGIERPYSVDDVRRLRGSVELRYTLAEMAAKRLWQLLHQDDFVNALGALSGNQAMQMVRAGLKAIYLSGWQVAADSNTASAMYPDQSLYPANAGPELAKRINRTLQRADQIETSEQNGLSVETWFAPIVADAEAGFGGPLNAFEIMKAYIEAGVAGVHFEDQLASEKKCGHLGGKVLIPTAAHIRNLDAARLAADVMGVPTLVIARTDAEAAKLLTSDIDERDQPFVDYDAGRTVEGFYQVRNGLEPCIARAVAYGPHCDLIWCETSKPDLEQARRFAEGVHKVYPGKLLAYNCSPSFNWKKNLDDATIAKFQRELGAMGYKFQFITLAGFHQLNFGMYELARGYKERQMAAYSELQEAEFAAEINGYTATKHQREVGTGYFDAVSMAITGGRSSTTAMKESTEHAQFKPAAE; via the coding sequence ATGACAGAATTTGACAAGCTGCACCGAGACGTTCCAACAGGGCGCTTCAACGGGATCGAGCGGCCTTACTCGGTCGACGACGTCCGGCGGCTGCGTGGCTCCGTGGAACTGCGTTACACGCTTGCGGAAATGGCCGCCAAGCGGCTGTGGCAGCTTCTACATCAGGATGATTTCGTCAACGCGCTCGGCGCGCTCTCGGGCAATCAGGCGATGCAGATGGTCCGTGCCGGATTGAAGGCAATCTACCTCTCGGGCTGGCAGGTCGCCGCGGATAGCAATACCGCCTCGGCCATGTATCCGGATCAATCACTCTACCCGGCAAACGCCGGCCCGGAACTCGCCAAGCGAATCAACCGGACCCTGCAGCGCGCCGATCAGATCGAGACGTCCGAGCAGAACGGCCTGTCGGTCGAGACCTGGTTTGCGCCGATCGTCGCTGATGCGGAGGCAGGCTTTGGCGGCCCGTTGAACGCCTTCGAGATCATGAAGGCCTATATCGAAGCGGGTGTGGCTGGGGTTCACTTCGAGGATCAGCTGGCGTCGGAGAAGAAGTGCGGCCACCTCGGCGGCAAGGTCCTGATCCCGACCGCGGCACATATCCGCAATCTCGATGCGGCTCGTCTCGCCGCAGATGTGATGGGGGTCCCAACGCTCGTCATCGCCCGCACGGACGCCGAGGCCGCCAAGCTGCTGACATCTGATATCGACGAACGCGACCAACCCTTTGTCGATTATGATGCCGGCCGCACGGTCGAAGGCTTCTATCAGGTTCGCAACGGGCTCGAACCCTGCATCGCTCGCGCCGTCGCCTACGGGCCGCACTGCGACCTCATCTGGTGCGAAACCTCGAAGCCAGATCTGGAGCAGGCCCGCCGCTTTGCCGAAGGCGTGCACAAGGTGTATCCCGGCAAGCTGCTCGCGTACAATTGCTCGCCGTCGTTCAACTGGAAGAAGAACCTGGACGACGCGACGATCGCCAAGTTCCAGCGCGAACTCGGTGCGATGGGCTACAAGTTCCAGTTCATCACGCTTGCCGGATTCCACCAGTTGAACTTCGGCATGTACGAGCTCGCTCGAGGCTACAAGGAGCGACAGATGGCGGCCTATTCCGAACTGCAGGAGGCCGAGTTCGCGGCCGAGATCAACGGCTACACTGCGACCAAGCATCAGCGCGAGGTCGGCACCGGTTACTTCGATGCCGTTTCGATGGCCATCACCGGCGGACGTTCGTCGACCACGGCGATGAAGGAATCCACCGAACACGCACAGTTCAAACCAGCAGCAGAATGA
- a CDS encoding helix-turn-helix domain-containing protein yields the protein MAERKIFAGPKVRRIRNGLGLTQSAMAEELGISPSYLNLIERNQRPLTVQLLLKLSSVYKVDLEELRDESGGSLNQLREIFADPLLAGELPGNQELVEVAEAAPNAASGIVKLYRAYREQAARLSDLTSLTAGAGQMPLAGARLPADEVRDVLERRSAYFPELEDAAEAFSARFAETRDLPTAFKEWLQAERGISVRVLPVHVMPGLRRRFDRHSMRLFVSERLSPADQAHEIAIEVATLALRDAILAELDGLALSTPEAKRIARFELCRHGALALAMPYAPFLAAAQGSRYDVDTLRSRFGVSYAQAATRLVMLQRPGASGIPFFMIEIDAAGHRLRRAGAQGFPHSRFGGGCPKLNIHAAFLQPGQILAETVEMPDGASYLTVSRTLEGPNVAFCERVRRTALLIGCEAAAGEASVYGQVATAQRPVAIGPACRLCERRGCLARAEPPVTRPLGLDEMVAGLSSFDFQ from the coding sequence ATGGCGGAGCGCAAGATTTTTGCGGGACCGAAGGTCCGGCGCATTCGCAACGGCCTCGGCTTGACGCAATCTGCGATGGCCGAGGAGCTTGGCATCTCTCCTTCCTATCTCAATCTTATCGAGCGCAATCAGCGGCCGCTGACGGTGCAACTGCTCCTGAAGCTGTCGTCGGTCTACAAGGTTGATCTGGAGGAGCTGAGGGACGAGAGCGGCGGCAGCCTCAATCAGCTAAGGGAGATTTTTGCGGATCCACTCCTGGCCGGCGAACTTCCCGGCAATCAGGAACTCGTGGAGGTCGCAGAAGCGGCGCCCAACGCGGCAAGCGGCATCGTCAAACTTTACCGCGCCTATCGCGAGCAGGCGGCCCGCTTGTCGGATCTGACGTCGCTGACGGCAGGTGCGGGACAGATGCCACTCGCCGGTGCGCGGCTTCCGGCCGACGAGGTCCGCGATGTCCTGGAGCGGCGCTCGGCGTATTTCCCCGAGCTTGAAGATGCGGCCGAGGCCTTCTCGGCACGCTTTGCCGAGACGCGCGATCTCCCGACCGCGTTCAAGGAGTGGCTGCAGGCGGAGCGCGGCATCAGCGTGCGCGTCCTTCCGGTGCACGTGATGCCGGGTCTGCGGCGCCGCTTCGATCGGCACTCGATGCGGCTCTTCGTTTCCGAACGCCTGTCGCCGGCCGATCAGGCGCATGAGATCGCCATCGAGGTTGCAACGCTCGCCTTGCGCGATGCGATCCTCGCGGAACTGGATGGGCTGGCGCTGTCGACGCCGGAGGCAAAGCGGATAGCGCGCTTCGAACTCTGTCGTCATGGCGCGTTGGCGCTTGCCATGCCATACGCGCCCTTTCTCGCTGCAGCCCAGGGCAGCCGATATGATGTCGATACCCTTCGCTCCCGCTTCGGCGTTTCCTATGCGCAGGCGGCAACCCGGCTGGTCATGCTGCAGAGACCCGGCGCATCTGGCATTCCGTTCTTCATGATTGAAATCGATGCCGCCGGTCACCGGCTGCGGCGTGCCGGAGCTCAAGGGTTCCCGCATTCGCGTTTCGGCGGCGGCTGTCCTAAGCTGAACATTCATGCCGCCTTCCTGCAGCCGGGCCAGATTCTTGCCGAAACGGTCGAAATGCCAGATGGCGCCAGCTATCTCACAGTCTCCCGGACGCTCGAGGGGCCGAACGTGGCGTTTTGCGAGCGCGTCAGGCGCACCGCTCTGCTGATCGGCTGCGAAGCTGCTGCCGGCGAAGCATCGGTCTACGGCCAGGTTGCAACGGCTCAGCGGCCGGTCGCGATCGGACCTGCTTGCCGCCTTTGCGAACGGCGCGGTTGCCTTGCGCGCGCCGAGCCGCCCGTCACACGGCCGTTGGGCCTCGATGAGATGGTTGCGGGCCTCAGCAGCTTCGATTTTCAATGA
- a CDS encoding polyamine ABC transporter substrate-binding protein, which yields MRATIARLAASAFVFAFAAAPSLAQERVVNVYNWSDYIDSSILEDFTKETGIKVIYDTFDSNETVETKLLAGGTGYDVVVPSGDFLQRQIQAGVFQKLDKSKLPNLSNMWDMIQQRTAMYDPGNEYAVDYMWGTNGIGYNKKKLAEILGPDAKEPGLEAIFDPKVAEKFKDCGIYVLDAPKDVMPSALTYIGLDPNSSKPADLQKAGELLEKVRPFVRKFHSSEYINALANGDICIAFGYSGDIFQAANRATEAKNGVEIGYSIPSQGAQMWFDMMAIPADAKHVAEAHEFLNYMMKPEVIAKASNYVYYANGNKTSQQFIDKAVFEDPSVYPSEDVMKKLYSVTPWDPKTQRTATRIWTKVVTGQ from the coding sequence ATGAGGGCAACAATCGCAAGACTTGCAGCAAGCGCCTTTGTATTCGCGTTCGCCGCTGCGCCGTCCCTTGCGCAGGAGCGTGTCGTCAACGTCTACAACTGGTCGGATTACATCGACAGCTCAATCCTCGAGGACTTCACCAAGGAAACCGGCATCAAGGTCATCTACGACACCTTCGATTCCAACGAGACGGTTGAAACCAAGCTGCTTGCCGGCGGCACCGGCTACGATGTGGTCGTGCCGAGCGGCGACTTCCTGCAGCGCCAGATCCAGGCCGGCGTCTTCCAGAAACTCGACAAATCCAAGCTGCCGAACCTCTCCAATATGTGGGACATGATCCAGCAGCGCACCGCCATGTACGACCCCGGTAACGAATACGCGGTCGACTACATGTGGGGCACCAACGGGATAGGCTACAACAAGAAGAAGCTCGCCGAAATCCTCGGACCAGACGCAAAGGAACCGGGCCTTGAAGCAATCTTCGATCCGAAGGTTGCGGAAAAGTTCAAGGATTGCGGCATCTATGTCCTCGATGCACCGAAGGACGTCATGCCGTCGGCCTTGACCTATATCGGACTTGACCCCAATTCGAGCAAGCCGGCCGATCTGCAAAAGGCCGGCGAACTGCTGGAAAAGGTACGGCCCTTCGTTCGCAAGTTCCATTCCTCGGAATATATCAACGCCTTGGCTAACGGCGACATCTGCATCGCGTTCGGTTACTCCGGCGACATCTTCCAGGCTGCCAACCGTGCGACCGAAGCCAAGAACGGCGTGGAGATCGGCTATTCCATTCCGTCACAGGGCGCGCAGATGTGGTTCGACATGATGGCGATCCCTGCTGATGCCAAGCATGTTGCTGAGGCGCATGAATTCCTCAACTACATGATGAAGCCGGAAGTCATCGCTAAGGCCAGCAACTACGTCTACTATGCCAACGGCAACAAAACGTCGCAGCAGTTCATCGACAAGGCAGTCTTCGAAGACCCGTCGGTCTATCCGAGCGAGGACGTGATGAAGAAGCTCTATAGCGTCACTCCATGGGATCCGAAAACGCAACGCACCGCGACCCGGATCTGGACGAAAGTCGTCACCGGCCAGTAA
- a CDS encoding ABC transporter ATP-binding protein, whose protein sequence is MKSLGNIRRSFAPWADPVSKPFISFNNVTKRFGDFTAVNDLSLNIYHREFFALLGASGCGKSTLLRMLAGFEQLTSGEIVLDGTDLAGTPPYKRPVNMMFQSYALFPHMTVEKNIAFGLRQDGMPKEEIAERVLQMLKMVKLEKFAARKPNQLSGGQRQRVALARSLAKRPKVLLLDEPLGALDKKLREETQFELMDLQQNLGMTFVVVTHDQEEAMTMADRIAVMSHGKVIQVATPAEIYEAPNSRFVADFIGDVNIFDGKVASANDSTVEIAVDEDFSISVITPEKPAMGSSVGFAIRPEKLKVSRKPPANPKVNAASGELWDIAYLGDMTVFHVKLKNGKVVKASLLNAQRAVDDPFTYDQEVWITFAEDAGVLLKD, encoded by the coding sequence ATGAAGTCACTCGGCAATATCCGCCGCTCCTTCGCACCGTGGGCAGACCCTGTGTCGAAGCCCTTCATATCGTTCAACAACGTCACGAAGCGGTTCGGCGATTTCACGGCGGTCAACGACCTGTCGCTGAACATCTATCATCGCGAATTCTTTGCCCTGCTGGGGGCCTCGGGATGCGGAAAATCGACACTGCTGCGCATGCTTGCAGGCTTCGAACAGCTAACCTCGGGCGAAATCGTCCTCGACGGCACCGACCTCGCCGGAACGCCGCCGTACAAGCGACCCGTCAACATGATGTTCCAATCCTATGCGCTTTTTCCGCACATGACGGTGGAGAAGAATATCGCCTTCGGTCTGCGCCAGGATGGCATGCCGAAGGAGGAGATCGCCGAGCGCGTCCTGCAGATGCTCAAGATGGTGAAGCTGGAGAAATTCGCTGCGCGCAAGCCGAACCAGCTATCCGGCGGCCAGCGCCAACGTGTGGCCCTGGCGCGTTCGCTCGCCAAGCGGCCGAAGGTGCTGCTGCTCGACGAACCGCTCGGCGCGCTCGACAAGAAGCTGCGCGAAGAAACGCAATTCGAGCTCATGGATCTGCAGCAAAACCTCGGCATGACCTTTGTCGTTGTGACACACGACCAGGAAGAGGCGATGACCATGGCCGATCGCATTGCGGTCATGAGCCACGGAAAGGTGATCCAGGTCGCGACGCCGGCCGAGATTTACGAGGCGCCGAATTCCCGCTTCGTCGCGGACTTCATCGGCGACGTCAACATCTTCGACGGCAAGGTCGCCAGCGCGAACGACAGCACCGTCGAGATCGCCGTCGACGAGGATTTCTCGATCAGCGTCATCACCCCCGAAAAGCCGGCCATGGGCTCGTCGGTCGGTTTTGCGATCCGCCCGGAAAAGCTGAAAGTCTCACGCAAGCCGCCAGCCAATCCAAAGGTGAACGCGGCGTCTGGGGAGCTATGGGACATCGCCTATCTCGGCGATATGACGGTCTTCCACGTGAAGCTGAAGAACGGCAAGGTGGTGAAAGCCTCGCTCCTGAATGCCCAGCGCGCCGTCGACGACCCGTTCACCTACGACCAGGAAGTCTGGATCACTTTCGCAGAGGATGCCGGCGTCCTCCTCAAGGATTGA
- a CDS encoding ABC transporter permease subunit, with protein sequence MGKLGSAFYNRLVIIIPYVWLLLFFLAPFFIVFRISLSTTAIAMPPYEPVFFLGDGWAGFWEKVSSFSFENYSYLIDDPLYMNAYISSLVIAGISTFLTLLIAYPIAYGMAKAPRTIRPTLLMLVILPFWTSFLIRVYAWIAILKPEGLFNQLLLSLHVIDSPLIILNTNVAVYIGIVYSYLPFMVLPLYSSLEKMDGTLIEAAQDLGCTPITAFWRVTFPLSLPGVVAGCMLVFIPAVGEFVIPDLLGGSQTLMIGKTLWNEFNANRDWPVSSAVATILLLILVIPIVFFQNAQAKADEQGR encoded by the coding sequence ATGGGCAAGCTCGGTTCCGCCTTCTACAATCGCCTGGTCATAATCATTCCATATGTCTGGCTGCTGCTGTTCTTCCTGGCGCCGTTCTTCATCGTCTTCCGTATCTCGCTGTCGACCACGGCAATCGCCATGCCGCCCTACGAGCCGGTTTTTTTCCTCGGCGACGGCTGGGCCGGATTCTGGGAGAAGGTGAGCAGCTTCTCCTTCGAGAACTACAGCTATCTAATCGATGATCCGCTCTATATGAACGCCTACATATCGAGTCTGGTGATCGCCGGGATATCGACCTTTCTTACGCTGCTGATTGCCTATCCGATCGCCTATGGCATGGCAAAGGCTCCACGCACCATCCGCCCGACACTGCTGATGCTCGTCATCCTACCGTTCTGGACGAGTTTCCTGATCCGTGTCTACGCCTGGATCGCAATCCTGAAGCCGGAGGGGTTGTTCAATCAGCTGCTGCTGTCGCTGCATGTCATCGACAGCCCGTTGATCATCCTGAACACGAATGTCGCGGTCTATATAGGCATCGTCTATTCCTATCTGCCGTTCATGGTCCTGCCGCTCTATTCGTCGCTGGAGAAGATGGACGGTACCCTGATCGAAGCCGCGCAGGATCTCGGCTGCACGCCGATCACCGCGTTCTGGCGCGTGACCTTCCCGCTGTCGCTGCCCGGCGTCGTGGCCGGCTGCATGCTGGTGTTTATCCCGGCGGTCGGCGAATTCGTTATCCCCGACCTGCTTGGCGGATCGCAGACGCTGATGATCGGCAAGACGCTGTGGAACGAGTTCAACGCCAACCGCGATTGGCCGGTGTCCTCGGCGGTGGCGACGATCCTGCTGCTGATCCTGGTGATCCCGATCGTGTTCTTCCAGAACGCGCAGGCCAAAGCCGACGAGCAAGGGAGATAG
- a CDS encoding ABC transporter permease → MLRWTRFNVASVVLGFAFLYLPIVLLVVFSFNESKLVTVWGGFSTKWYASLLHNQALLDAAWVTVRVGILSATAATILGTLAAITLVRYTRFRGRMLFSGMVYAPLVMPEVITGLSLLLLFVAIGLDRGFWTITLAHTTLTMCFVAVVVQSRLLSFDSSIEEAAQDLGAPPVRTFFEVTLPIIAPAVFSGWILAFTLSLDDLVIASFTSGPGATTLPMKIYSQVRLGVTPEINAVCTILIGIVAIGVICASLITKRRELQRERDERAAANAP, encoded by the coding sequence ATGTTGAGATGGACCCGCTTCAACGTCGCCTCCGTCGTGCTCGGCTTTGCGTTTCTCTATCTGCCGATCGTTCTTCTGGTCGTGTTTTCCTTCAACGAGTCGAAGCTCGTGACTGTCTGGGGCGGCTTTTCGACCAAATGGTACGCCTCGCTCCTGCACAATCAGGCTTTGCTCGATGCCGCCTGGGTAACTGTTCGCGTCGGCATACTCTCGGCCACCGCGGCGACGATCCTTGGAACGCTCGCTGCAATCACGCTGGTGCGCTACACGCGCTTCCGCGGGCGGATGTTGTTTTCCGGCATGGTCTACGCGCCGCTGGTCATGCCTGAAGTGATCACCGGCCTGTCGCTTCTGCTGCTGTTCGTGGCGATCGGCCTCGACCGCGGCTTCTGGACGATCACACTGGCGCATACGACGCTGACCATGTGCTTCGTTGCCGTCGTCGTGCAGTCGCGACTGCTGAGCTTCGACAGTTCGATCGAGGAAGCGGCACAGGATCTCGGCGCACCGCCGGTGAGGACCTTCTTCGAAGTGACGCTGCCGATCATTGCGCCTGCGGTGTTCTCCGGTTGGATTCTCGCCTTCACATTGTCGCTGGATGACCTCGTCATCGCGAGCTTCACCTCCGGTCCCGGGGCGACGACGCTGCCGATGAAGATCTACAGCCAGGTCCGCCTCGGGGTAACGCCCGAAATCAACGCGGTCTGCACCATTCTGATCGGGATCGTGGCGATCGGCGTCATCTGCGCCTCTTTGATCACGAAACGCCGCGAACTGCAGCGCGAGCGCGATGAGCGTGCAGCGGCAAACGCGCCGTGA
- a CDS encoding AsmA family protein produces the protein MGTSRQPRWRRKIRPVIRWLPSFARLATITLLVVLSIFVALRVAAPYLISTGLVRSGIEDALSNWAGYRAEIAGKPVIEFWPTPRITLSKISVHQQGNGNKLLGTIESLSAEFSLIDAIRGRASFHEFHLLRPNLQLTRESSGVIDWTNEGLLARAIAGAREEGGREVLDKKLDASVGAITVEDGTVNVADVASGRTYRFDGVTADVSWRKLSSPITAVLIARTSGQDLKLDFSSPSPLLIFGGSKAEMSASLTSSLLTARFQGLANISHFFDLAGNMSLSIGDLPALLTWADRSLPGLATLKTFAIETDVASVPNGFRFDNVTMSMNGSNARGVMDVAFPPGKRAKLGGTLAFDQMNFRSLFDAFILRLAAGEANGPADGGALQKLDLDLRLSAKQALIEPFTLSDVGASIIVSSNEAKFDIGDSQFEGGALSAHLEAMRGDFDGGGKLQLSIRGADFAGLIERLQLKGPLPLATGSLDMSLKTTMPLWKAGAGDVTGRVAFRARSGSLPGFDAEAVREEAARADFFPLNAVSHRAFAFDNFDIAADLADGAATIHGGRIEGPQQTLILSGVIPYQSNGLALSGTIEATDPTASTSFPPLPFFVGGAWPEPVISPAPVTQQGSTK, from the coding sequence ATGGGAACGTCACGACAACCGCGATGGCGGAGAAAAATCAGGCCTGTGATCCGCTGGCTGCCGAGCTTTGCGAGGTTGGCCACGATCACGCTGCTTGTCGTGCTGTCGATCTTCGTGGCACTTCGTGTCGCCGCCCCCTATCTGATTTCCACCGGCCTCGTTCGCTCTGGCATTGAGGATGCGCTCTCCAATTGGGCCGGCTATCGTGCGGAGATCGCCGGCAAGCCGGTGATCGAATTCTGGCCGACGCCTCGCATCACCCTCAGCAAGATTTCGGTTCATCAGCAAGGCAACGGCAACAAGCTCCTGGGAACGATCGAAAGCCTATCCGCCGAGTTCAGCCTGATTGATGCGATCAGGGGGCGTGCGAGCTTCCACGAGTTCCACCTTCTCCGCCCCAACTTGCAGCTTACCCGCGAAAGCAGCGGCGTGATCGACTGGACCAATGAGGGGCTTCTGGCGCGGGCGATTGCAGGCGCACGCGAAGAAGGTGGGAGAGAGGTCCTCGACAAAAAACTGGATGCCAGCGTCGGCGCCATTACCGTTGAGGACGGGACGGTCAATGTCGCCGATGTCGCAAGCGGCCGGACCTACCGTTTCGACGGCGTGACCGCCGACGTCAGCTGGCGCAAACTATCGAGTCCAATCACTGCCGTGCTGATCGCGCGGACGAGCGGACAGGACCTCAAACTCGATTTCTCATCCCCCAGTCCGCTGCTCATCTTCGGCGGCAGCAAGGCCGAAATGAGCGCATCGCTGACCTCGAGCCTGCTCACGGCACGGTTCCAGGGATTGGCGAACATTTCGCACTTCTTCGACCTTGCCGGCAACATGTCCCTCAGCATCGGCGATCTTCCTGCTCTTCTAACATGGGCCGACCGTTCACTGCCCGGTCTCGCGACTCTAAAGACCTTCGCGATCGAGACCGATGTCGCTTCGGTTCCGAACGGATTTCGCTTCGACAATGTCACCATGAGCATGAACGGATCGAATGCGAGGGGTGTGATGGACGTGGCCTTTCCGCCAGGCAAACGCGCCAAGCTTGGCGGCACGCTGGCTTTCGACCAGATGAACTTCAGATCGCTCTTCGATGCGTTCATACTTCGCCTGGCGGCCGGGGAAGCAAATGGGCCAGCGGATGGCGGTGCGCTGCAGAAGCTGGATCTCGACCTCCGGCTTTCCGCGAAACAAGCGCTGATCGAGCCTTTCACGCTTTCGGATGTCGGCGCGAGCATCATCGTTTCCAGCAACGAGGCGAAGTTCGACATCGGCGACAGCCAGTTTGAAGGTGGCGCGCTGTCCGCTCATCTGGAGGCGATGCGCGGGGATTTCGACGGCGGCGGCAAGCTGCAACTGTCGATCCGCGGCGCCGACTTTGCCGGCTTGATCGAGCGGCTTCAGCTAAAGGGACCGCTGCCCCTTGCCACCGGCTCTCTCGACATGTCGCTCAAGACAACAATGCCGCTCTGGAAGGCCGGCGCGGGCGACGTGACCGGCAGGGTCGCCTTCCGCGCGCGCTCGGGCTCGCTTCCGGGCTTCGATGCGGAGGCCGTACGCGAAGAGGCCGCACGGGCCGACTTCTTCCCTTTGAACGCGGTATCCCACCGAGCCTTCGCCTTCGACAATTTCGACATCGCCGCCGATCTCGCGGATGGCGCGGCGACAATCCACGGCGGACGGATCGAGGGACCGCAGCAGACGTTAATCCTTTCCGGCGTCATCCCGTACCAATCGAATGGATTGGCATTGTCGGGAACGATCGAAGCGACGGACCCGACGGCGTCAACGAGCTTCCCGCCTCTGCCGTTCTTCGTTGGCGGCGCCTGGCCGGAGCCAGTCATCTCGCCGGCTCCCGTCACGCAGCAGGGATCGACCAAGTAA